In Drosophila pseudoobscura strain MV-25-SWS-2005 chromosome 4, UCI_Dpse_MV25, whole genome shotgun sequence, the following proteins share a genomic window:
- the Hsp60D gene encoding 60 kDa heat shock protein homolog 2, mitochondrial produces the protein MLKRCGRDGRRYVVGAIRSYAKDIRFGPEARGLLLKGVDIMTNAVSATLGPRGRNVLIEQLMISPRITKDGITVANNVQLDDRRCNMGAQLLRETTRNTNNEVGDGTTTATILARGMASQGLEVIRQGQVNVHALREGMLEGSRVVCDALQSMSQRVDTIDEVVAVARVALNGDKRLSEMIGRAIQELGEGGVFLLKESKSLSDELKVQQGITLPEGFVSPLFACQGSGNRVEYSNVLLLATLAHVERLEDILPALELAKSREQPLLIIATDISEEVVKALVINKLRNGLRVCAVKAPSFGSEQRDQMQDLALAMGANLLENTTRLAAVQGEDLGVVSEVIVDSSSTHLLHPRIHNADQVQARVQHIRALLEEAITDEEVEKLNERMGRLLGHLATIYVGGANDLEVSEKKDRLNDALHAMHGAISDGIVPGGGTAYLRCIPALESLPRSEIPDHQIGRDIVGNSLRLPCYTIARNAGVNPAEVIRQVLEGSGNFGYDAAAGEYCDLKQRGIVDPTSALRAAMSEAAGIASLLATTEVLITEERIRPKVPRNQVTKDLASLIGM, from the coding sequence ATGCTGAAGCGCTGTGGACGGGATGGACGCCGCTATGTGGTCGGAGCCATTCGCAGCTATGCCAAGGACATACGCTTTGGTCCGGAGGCGAgggggctgctgctgaaggGCGTGGATATCATGACCAATGCAGTGTCCGCCACCCTGGGTCCGAGGGGAAGGAATGTCTTGATCGAACAGCTGATGATATCGCCCAGGATCACCAAGGATGGGATCACAGTGGCGAATAATGTCCAGCTGGACGATCGGCGCTGCAACATGGGGGCCCAGCTGCTGAGAGAAACCACCAGAAACACGAACAACGAAGTGGGCGATGGCACCACCACGGCCACCATTCTGGCCAGAGGCATGGCCAGCCAGGGACTGGAGGTGATCCGCCAGGGGCAGGTCAATGTCCACGCGCTAAGGGAGGGCATGCTCGAAGGATCGAGGGTGGTGTGCGATGCGCTCCAGAGCATGTCCCAGAGAGTCGATACGATCGACGAAGTGGTGGCCGTGGCCAGAGTAGCCCTAAATGGAGACAAGAGACTGTCCGAAATGATTGGCCGCGCTATTCAAGAGCTCGGCGAGGGCGGAGTGTTCCTGCTCAAGGAGTCAAAGAGCCTCAGCGACGAGCTGAAGGTGCAACAGGGTATCACTCTGCCGGAGGGATTCGTCTCGCCTCTGTTTGCCTGCCAGGGGAGTGGAAATCGAGTGGAGTACAGCAATGTGCTTTTGCTGGCCACCCTGGCCCACGTTGAACGGCTGGAAGATATTCTGCCCGCTCTGGAGTTGGCCAAGAGCAGGGAACAACCGCTCCTGATCATAGCCACTGATATATCAGAAGAGGTAGTAAAGGCTTTGGTCATCAATAAACTGCGGAATGGCCTCCGAGTATGCGCCGTCAAGGCTCCCAGCTTCGGGTCAGAGCAGCGGGATCAGATGCAGGACTTGGCACTGGCCATGGGGGCCAATCTTCTGGAGAACACGACCCGTCTGGCTGCGGTCCAGGGCGAGGACCTTGGCGTTGTAAGCGAGGTCATTGTCGACTCCAGCTCCACCCACCTTCTACACCCCCGCATCCACAACGCGGATCAGGTGCAGGCCAGGGTCCAACATATCAGAGCCCTGCTGGAGGAGGCGATCACCGACGAGGAGGTGGAGAAGCTCAACGAGCGTATGGGCCGACTCCTTGGCCATCTGGCCACCATCTACGTGGGAGGGGCCAACGATCTGGAGGTCAGCGAGAAGAAGGACCGCCTCAATGACGCCCTTCATGCCATGCATGGGGCCATCAGTGATGGCATTGTCCCAGGCGGCGGTACTGCCTACCTCAGGTGCATTCCCGCCCTGGAGTCGCTGCCCCGTTCGGAGATACCGGACCATCAAATCGGCAGAGACATTGTGGGGAACTCCCTTCGCCTGCCCTGCTACACGATAGCCCGCAATGCTGGCGTCAATCCGGCCGAGGTCATCCGCCAAGTGCTGGAGGGTAGCGGCAACTTTGGCTATGACGCGGCCGCCGGGGAGTACTGTGATCTCAAGCAGCGCGGCATTGTCGATCCCACAAGTGCCCTGCGTGCCGCCATGTCCGAAGCCGCTGGCATTGCCTCCCTGCTGGCCACAACCGAGGTCCTTATAACAGAGGAGCGCATCAGACCAAAGGTGCCACGGAATCAAGTGACCAAAGATCTGGCCAGCCTCATTGGAATGTAG
- the Tehao gene encoding protein toll produces the protein MFGNLVGVWLLWAVSVRVTVGQIIPLPTFCQQVDPPCSCAAEANVVRFHCPDEYALLLEMSELGPSIYVSYYAVDGLTWLPRFNITQLVKIEFDAYNFWPATFVDDLLDGLGVESVETMRFRDRTSETVVTKDVFDVTDQQDSTAAPANISTWFFGSVPGLKKLKFVSDVKQLQETIFQAFDSLTELELSVNVQVLPGKLLSSVTGSLEKLTIESPSMVQFEQPLMRELQQLRNLSLQLTGPQRDRNDELQPHLFSSMKQLVEVRLSQATGHVNKSMFKGSEKLRLIRINGNEDLARLPGGMFRDQANLKTLDLSCNGLNSLSEQVFYGLGNLTILDLSKNRLTNLSSTIFIPLTSLNILSLNKNSLTALAPTVFREVRSLNFIDMSNTQFYGATLMMSYEAIICTNDETCQYKSEDWQCDQRCICWVQRNSCKLIVDCRGASLEELPALPHTTLVSTVVKVGNNSLTQLPATVNQHTGYANVSALLLADNLITSLGSGAQLPVNLSNLDVRRNQISVVSEEFITFLQQENNSMTISLSGNPLICDCDALPLLFFVRTSPQRVDDIAELQCSRQNKALQQMEAFDLCPSYVLLISCIVGGLVIVVCLISVFYLMFQMELKIWLYNNNLCLWWVSEEELDKDKTYDAFISYSHKDEELISKLLPKLECGPHPFRICLHDRDWLVGDCIPEQIVRTVDDSKRVIIILSQHFIDSVWARMEFRIAYQATLQDKRKRIIIILYRELENMNGIDSELRAYLKLNTYLKWGDPLFWSKLCYAMPHNRRVLKGQKKHAGPLV, from the exons ATGTTCGGCAATCTGGTGGGCGTGTGGCTCCTCTGGGCCGTTTCGGTGAGAGTGACTGTTGGCCAAATCATACCGCTGCCGACGTTCTGCCAGCAGGTGGACCCGCCCTGCAGCTGTGCGGCGGAGGCGAATGTGGTGCGCTTCCACTGCCCCGACGAGTACgccctgctgctggagatGTCCGAGCTGGGGCCCTCCATCTACGTCAGCTACTACGCCGTCGACGGGCTGACCTGGCTGCCGCGCTTCAACATAACCCAGCTGGTCAAGATCGAGTTCGACGCGTACAACTTCTGGCCCGCGACCTTTGTCGACGACCTGCTCGACGGCCTGGGAGTGGAGTCAGTGGAGACCATGCGCTTCCGGGACCGCACCTCGGAGACGGTGGTGACCAAAGACGTCTTCGACGTGACCGATCAGCAGGACAGCACAGCCGCTCCGGCGAACATCTCAACGTGGTTTTTCGGCTCAGTGCCCGGGCTGAAGAAGCTAAAGTTTGTCAGTGATGTCAAGCAGCTGCAGGAGACAATATTCCAGGCCTTCGACAGTCTCACAGAGCTGGAGCTTTCCGTGAATGTGCAGGTTCTGCCGGGCAAACTGCTCTCCTCGGTCACGGGCAGCCTGGAGAAGCTGACCATCGAGAGTCCCAGCATGGTGCAGTTCGAGCAGCCTCTGATGCGAgagctccagcagctgcgGAACCTCAGTCTGCAGCTGACGGGCCCGCAACGGGATCGCAACGACGAGCTGCAGCCGCATCTCTTCAGCTCCATGAAGCAGCTGGTGGAGGTGCGCTTGTCCCAGGCCACTGGGCATGTCAACAAGAGCATGTTCAAGGGCAGCGAAAAGCTGCGGCTGATCAGAATCAACGGCAACGAGGACCTCGCAAGGCTGCCCGGCGGAATGTTCCGAGACCAAGCGAACCTGAAAACCCTGGATCTATCCTGCAACGGGCTGAACAGTCTATCCGAGCAGGTCTTCTACGGCCTGGGCAACCTAACCATTCTGGATCTGTCCAAAAATAGACTCACCAACTTATCAAG CACGATATTTATCCCACTCACTTCGCTGAATATATTAAGCTTGAACAAGAACTCCCTGACTGCCCTGGCGCCGACCGTGTTTCGAGAAGTGCGAAGCCTGAACTTCATCGACATGTCGAACACCCAGTTCTACGGGGCCACTCTGATGATGAGCTACGAGGCCATAATCTGCACCAACGACGAGACGTGCCAGTACAAGTCGGAGGACTGGCAGTGTGACCAGCGCTGCATCTGCTGGGTGCAGAGAAACTCGTGCAAGCTGATCGTCGACTGCAGAGGAGCCAGCCTGGAGGAGCTGCCCGCGCTGCCCCACACAACGCTCGTCAGCACGGTGGTGAAGGTGGGAAACAACAGTCTGACCCAGCTGCCCGCGACTGTCAACCAACACACTGGCTATGCCAATGTCAgtgccctgctgctggccgacAATCTGATTACCAGCCTGGGCTCGGGGGCACAGCTTCCCGTCAACCTGAGCAACTTGGATGTGCGCCGAAACCAAATAAGTGTGGTCAGCGAGGAGTTCATCACGTTTCTGCAGCAGGAGAACAATTCAATGACCATTTCGCTGTCGGGTAATCCCCTGATCTGCGACTGCGAtgccctgccgctgctgttctTTGTCAGGACCAGTCCCCAGCGGGTGGACGACATTGCCGAGCTGCAGTGCAGTCGTCAGAACAAGGCTCTCCAGCAAATGGAGGCCTTCGACCTGTGCCCGTCGTATGTCCTGCTCATCAGCTGCATTGTGGGCGGCCTGGTGATTGTGGTCTGCCTGATCAGCGTGTTCTACCTTATGTTCCAGATGGAACTGAAGATCTGgctgtacaacaacaacctgtGCCTGTGGTGGGTCTCCGAAGAGGAGCTGGACAAGGACAAGACCTACGACGCGTTCATTTCGTACTCGCACAAGGACGAGGAGCTGATCAGCAAACTCCTGCCCAAGCTCGAGTGTGGCCCGCATCCCTTCCGCATATGTCTGCACGATCGCGACTGGCTGGTGGGTGACTGCATTCCGGAGCAGATCGTGCGCACCGTCGACGACTCCAAGAGGGTGATCATCATCCTGTCGCAGCACTTCATCGACTCGGTGTGGGCCCGCATGGAGTTCCGCATTGCCTATCAGGCCACACTGCAGGACAAGCGCAagcgcatcatcatcatcctctaCAGGGAACTGGAGAACATGAACGGCATTGACAGCGAGCTGAGGGCCTACCTGAAGCTCAACACCTATCTCAAGTGGGGCGATCCACTCTTCTGGAGCAAACTTTGCTATGCCATGCCCCACAATCGCCGTGTGCTCAAGGGCCAAAAGAAGCATGCAGGCCCTCTCGTCTGA
- the Hacd2 gene encoding very-long-chain (3R)-3-hydroxyacyl-CoA dehydratase 3: MAQLSPLVYWSQTKQTLQLKVDLKDAKGAIADFSPVSVAFSANGHGARGVNAYKFDLHFYALIDDENGTFVVNDNKIELQIRKLEPAWWPRLVATPQKPHWLKIDFDRWRTEDDVELEEAPRDVRQDYEKEYKDLQRRELGYVKEKTKKVYLMFYNLAMFVGYLYVVSVMGVLYYRDGSHSITKTYAHVGNAFKFIQLLQYLEVMHPLFGYTKGSPLVPFFQVSGRNFILFLMIELEPRMHAKPVVFYVFIIWSLVELIRYPFYLSQLLGREVGLLTWLRYTIWIPLYPMGIVCEGIIVLRNIPYIEETKRFTVEMPNKLNCTFDMVLFLKLYLLLLILPGTYLVMSHMSKLRAKKLGRGRGKRRQLHAD, from the exons ATGGCACAATTGAGCCCCCTGGTATATTGGTCGCAGACCAAACAAACGCTACAGCTGAAGGTGGATCTCAAGGATGCAAAG GGAGCCATAGCGGACTTCTCGCCGGTTTCGGTGGCCTTTAGTGCGAACGGTCATGGGGCACGGGGTGTGAATGCGTACAAGTTCGATCTGCACTTCTACGCCCTGATTGATGACGAGAACGGCACTTTTGTGGTGAACGACAACAAAATAGAGTTGCAGATAAGAAAACTGGAGCCGGCATGGTGGCCGCGTCTTGTGGCCACTCCCCAGAAACCCCACTGGCTCAAAATAGACTTTGACCGTTGGCGCACAGAAGACGAtgtggagctggaggaggcgcCGCGCGATGTGCGACAGGACTATGAGAAGGAATACAAAGATCTGCAGAGGCGAGAACTCGGTTATGTCAAGG agaaaaccaaaaaggtTTACCTGATGTTCTACAACCTGGCCATGTTTGTGGGCTACTTGTATGTGGTGTCTGTCATGGGCGTGCTCTACTACCGCGATGGCTCGCACAGCATAACCAAGACGTACGCCCATGTGGGAAATGCATTCAAATTTATCCAGCTGCTGCAATACCTGGAGGTTATGCACCCGCTCTTCGGCTACACCAAGGGAAGCCCTCTGGTACCCTTCTTCCAAGTGTCGGGACGCAATTTCATATTGTTTTTGATGATCGAATTGGAGCCCCGAATGCATGCCAAACCCGTGGTGTTCTATGTGTTCATCATTTGGTCTCTGGTTGAGCTAATACG CTATCCCTTCTATCTCAGTCAGCTTTTGGGACGCGAGGTGGGCCTTCTCACCTGGCTGCGCTACACCATCTGGATACCGCTCTACCCCATGGGTATCGTTTGCGAGGGCATTATCGTGCTGCGAAACATTCCCTACATTGAGGAAACCAAACGTTTTACAGTGGAAATGCCCAACAAACTGAACTGCACCTTTGACATGGTTCTCTTCCTGAAACTCTACCTCCTACTGCTCATCTTGCCGGGCACTTATCTGGTCATGTCGCACATGTCCAAGCTACGTGCCAAGAAGCTCGGACGAGGACGCGGCAAGCGCAGGCAGCTCCATGCCGACTAG
- the LOC117184236 gene encoding ficolin-1-A-like: MRSWAFLVIVYGLLLQGESSLASEDQEIHVTPEVSLGDQCNGYCFLVLKPFLDFFTQLKEATDANNEMKDKISSLEVTISNLQSQLLNSETQIKNNIEQIKDKDNQIKDKDNQIKDKLNQLKEKDNQIKGLREQMELVSGVLAEKNDQLSKISQTAENIPETCGRGTPNGVYQIKVRGIEPFQVPCVSDSSGWTVIERRFDGSVDFNRNWTAYKDGFGDIRGEFFLGLEKVHLMTVAQPQELHIQLGDVDGTYRYARYDNFVVGSEEEGFLLKSLGEYSGNAGDSLRLHVNGKFATVDRDSFNNCVNSFDGPWWFQDPKSCGHSSLNGKYTKDGIAHGKNGISWGNWNKFDYKLSLTFVKIMIRPKSPQT, translated from the exons ATGAGGAGCTGGGCTTTCTTGGTCATCGTCTATGGGCTTTTGTTGCAAGGAGAATCCTCCCTCGCCAGTGAAGACCAAGAAATACATGTCACGCCGGAAGTTAGCCTCGGGGATCAGTGCAATGGATATTGTTTCTTAGTGTTAAAGCCCTTCCTGGATTTTTTCACCCAGCTGAAAGAAGCAACCGATGCcaacaatgaaatgaaagacAAAATAAGCTCATTGGAGGTCACCATCAGCAATTTGCAGAGCCAGCTTCTTAACAGTGAGacgcaaataaaaaacaatatcGAACAAATCAAGGACAAAGACAACCAAatcaaagacaaagacaaccAAATCAAGGACAAACTGAACCAACTCAAGGAAAAAGATAACCAAATCAAGGGCCTCAGAGAGCAGATGGAACTGGTTTCTGGAGTGCTGGCCGAAAAGAACGATCAGCTATCGAAAATCAGCCAAACGGCGGAGAACATTCCCGAAACTTGTGGCAGGGGCACCCCAAATGGCGTTTATCAGATAAAGGTCAGGGGAATAGAGCCGTTCCAAGTTCCCTGCGTATCGGATTCGTCTGGGTGGACTGTCATTGAAAGGCGGTTCGACGGAAGTGTGGACTTTAATCGAAACTGGACGGCTTACAAAGACGGATTTGGAGATATCCGGGGAGAGTTCTTCCTTGGTCTGGAAAAGGTGCACTTGATGACCGTAGCTCAGCCTCAGGAATTGCATATACAGCTCGGAGATGTTGATGGCACTTATCGCTATGCCAGATATGACAATTTTGTTGTGGGAAGCGAAGAAGAGGGTTTTTTGCTTAAATCATTAGGTGAATATTCGGGAAATGCTGGGGACTCCCTAAGGTTGCACGTGAATGGAAAGTTTGCTACTGTTGATCGGGACAGCTTTAATAACTGCGTTAATTCTTTTGACGGTCCGTGGTGGTTTCAAGATCCAAAGTCTTGCGGACACAG TTCGTTAAACGGTAAATATACCAAAGATGGGATAGCCCATggaaaaaatggaatttcttGGGGCAACTGGAATAAGTTTGATTACAAACTCTCACTGACTTTTGTGAAAATTATGATAAGACCTAAGAGTCCGCAGACCTGA